GTATCGATCGCCTCTCCGTGGTTTCGAACAAGTTCATCAACACCATGACCCAGAAGCCAACGGTCGAGCAATTGGTACCGTTGGTGGCAACCCCGGATCAGGATCTCAAGCATCACTGGGATTACCTGTACGAACCCGACGCAAAAGAGCTGCTGGACGGCTTGATGGTGCGTTACGTGGAGTCGCAGGTTTACCAGGCGGTGGTCGAGAACAACGCTGCTGAACAAGCGGCCCGGATGATCGCGATGAAGAACGCCACAGACAACGCCGGTGATTTGATCAAAGAGCTTCAGTTGATCTACAACAAGGCGCGTCAGGCTGCGATCACCCAGGAGATCTCGGAAATCGTCGGCGGCGCTGCCGCGGTTTAACGGTTCACATATTCAGAGGATCCAGCTATGAGTAGCGGACGTATCGTTCAAATCATCGGCGCCGTCATCGACGTGGAATTCCCACGTGACGTCGTGCCGAGTGTATACAACGCGCTGAAAGTACAAGGCGCGGAAACCACCCTCGAAGTCCAGCAGCAGCTGGGCGACGGCGTGGTTCGTACCATTGCGATGGGCTCCACCGAAGGCTTGAAGCGCGGTCTGGATGTCGTCGACACCGGTGCTGCCATTTCCGTTCCAGTTGGTAAGGCCACTCTGGGCCGTATCATGGACGTACTGGGCAACCCAATCGACGAAGCCGGCCCGATCGGTGAAGAAGAGCGTCGCGGTATCCACCAGCCAGCGCCTTCGTTCGCTGACCAGGCAGGCGGCAACGACCTGCTGGAAACCGGCATCAAGGTTATCGACCTGGTTTGCCCGTTTGCCAAGGGTGGTAAGGTTGGTCTGTTCGGTGGTGCCGGTGTCGGCAAGACCGTAAACATGATGGAACTGATCCGTAACATCGCCATGGAACACAGCGGTTACTCCGTGTTCGCTGGTGTGGGTGAGCGTACTCGTGAGGGTAACGACTTCTACCACGAGATGAAGGACTCCAACGTTCTCGACAAAGTAGCCTTGGTCTACGGTCAGATGAACGAGCCACCAGGAAACCGTCTGCGCGTAGCGCTGACCGGCCTGACCATGGCTGAGAAGTTCCGTGACGAAGGTAACGACGTTCTGCTGTTCGTCGACAACATCTATCGTTACACCCTGGCCGGTACCGAAGTATCCGCACTGCTGGGCCGTATGCCTTCGGCAGTAGGTTACCAGCCGACCCTGGCTGAAGAGATGGGCGTTCTGCAAGAGCGCATCACCTCCACCAAGGAAGGTTCGATCACCTCCGTTCAGGCCGTATACGTACCTGCGGACGACTTGACCGACCCGTCGCCAGCGACCACCTTCGCCCACTTGGACGCCACCGTCGTTCTGTCCCGTGACATCGCCTCCCTGGGTATCTACCCAGCGGTCGACCCACTGGACTCGACTTCGCGCCAGCTGGACCCGAACGTGATCGGCAATGAGCACTACGACACCGCTCGTGGCGTTCAGTATGTTCTGCAGCGCTACAAAGAGCTGAAGGACATCATTGCGATCCTGGGTATGGACGAACTGTCCGAGACCGACAAGCAACTGGTAGCCCGCGCTCGTAAGATCCAGCGCTTCCTGTCGCAGCCGTTCTTCGTGGCCGAAGTCTTCACCGGTTCGCCAGGCAAGTACGTTTCTCTGAAAGACACCATCGCTGGCTTCAGCGGCATCCTCAAAGGTGACTACGACCACCTGCCAGAACAAGCGTTCTACATGGTCGGCAGCATCGACGAAGCGATCGAGAAAGCCAAGAAACTGTAATTCCTGCGCCCCGCAAGGGGCGCTATCAGGTTGAGGCAAGCAGATGGCTATGACAGTCCATTGCGATATCGTCAGCGCGGAAGGAGAGATTTTCTCCGGTCTGGTCGAGATGGTGGTTGCGCACGGTAACCTGGGTGATCTTGGTATCGCTCCAGGCCACGCGCCGCTGATCACCAATCTGAAGCCAGGTCCGATTACGCTGACCAAGCAGGGTGGCGCCCAAGAGGTGTTCTACATCTCTGGTGGTTTCCTCGAGGTTCAGCCGAACATGGTCAAGGTGCTTGCCGATACCGTGCAACGTGCTGCAGACCTGGATGAAGCTCAGGCTCAGGAAGCCCTCAAGGCTGCCGAGAACGCCCTGAATCTGAAAGGCGCGGACTTCGACTACGGCGCCGCCGCCGCACGTCTGGCCGAGGCCGCAGCTCAGCTGCGTACCGTCCAGCAAATGCGCAAAGGCAAGTAATCGGCCCCGGCTGATGACTTCTGTTGCGATTGAGTAAAAGGGTAGCCTCGGCTACCCTTTTTCTTTTTTCGATTTTCTCCGGTCATTTCACTGACCGCCCAGGATTGGTAGCCAGTAATGTCACTCGATATCGTTATTCTCGCCGCCGGCCAAGGCACCCGCATGCGCTCGGCGCTGCCCAAGGTGCTGCACCCGGTTGCCGGCAATTCCATGCTCGGCCATGTTATCCACAGCGCTCGCCAGCTCCAGCCGCAAGGTATCCACGTGGTCATTGGCCATGGTGCCGAGCAGGTGCGTGAGCGCCTGGCAGCTGACGACCTGAACTTCGTCATGCAGGACAAGCAGCTGGGCACAGGCCACGCCGTTGCCCAGGCGCTGCCGGCATTGAGCGCCGACACCGTGCTGGTACTGTACGGCGATGTGCCGTTGATCGAAGTCGAAACCCTGCAGCGTTTGTTGGCCAAGGCCAACGACCAGCAGTTGGGCCTGCTCACTGTCACCCTCGAAGACCCGACCGGCTACGGCCGTATCGTGCGTGACGAGCAGGGCA
The sequence above is drawn from the Pseudomonas putida genome and encodes:
- the atpD gene encoding F0F1 ATP synthase subunit beta, which encodes MSSGRIVQIIGAVIDVEFPRDVVPSVYNALKVQGAETTLEVQQQLGDGVVRTIAMGSTEGLKRGLDVVDTGAAISVPVGKATLGRIMDVLGNPIDEAGPIGEEERRGIHQPAPSFADQAGGNDLLETGIKVIDLVCPFAKGGKVGLFGGAGVGKTVNMMELIRNIAMEHSGYSVFAGVGERTREGNDFYHEMKDSNVLDKVALVYGQMNEPPGNRLRVALTGLTMAEKFRDEGNDVLLFVDNIYRYTLAGTEVSALLGRMPSAVGYQPTLAEEMGVLQERITSTKEGSITSVQAVYVPADDLTDPSPATTFAHLDATVVLSRDIASLGIYPAVDPLDSTSRQLDPNVIGNEHYDTARGVQYVLQRYKELKDIIAILGMDELSETDKQLVARARKIQRFLSQPFFVAEVFTGSPGKYVSLKDTIAGFSGILKGDYDHLPEQAFYMVGSIDEAIEKAKKL
- a CDS encoding F0F1 ATP synthase subunit epsilon, whose product is MAMTVHCDIVSAEGEIFSGLVEMVVAHGNLGDLGIAPGHAPLITNLKPGPITLTKQGGAQEVFYISGGFLEVQPNMVKVLADTVQRAADLDEAQAQEALKAAENALNLKGADFDYGAAAARLAEAAAQLRTVQQMRKGK